One Brassica napus cultivar Da-Ae chromosome A1, Da-Ae, whole genome shotgun sequence genomic region harbors:
- the LOC125608791 gene encoding early nodulin-75-like, whose translation MSACRPSHHKPGKHEVAVVVVVDPEHHEQTAELDPAAVEPVEGEPSERDPDDHAERESTDPVGPEPVELAEPESADPAAPEPEEPAELQPSDEQPPKQLLGQPPERPAWLPPGQSAELPPEQPS comes from the coding sequence ATGTCAGCGTGTAGACCCTCTCATCATAAACCGGGTAAACATGAGGTCgccgtggtggtggtggtggatccAGAACACCATGAGCAAACTGCTGAGCTGGACCCTGCTGCAGTGGAACCTGTGGAAGGGGAACCTTCTGAACGGGATCCTGATGATCATGCTGAGCGGGAATCTACTGATCCTGTTGGACCTGAGCCGGTGGAGCTTGCTGAACCCGAATCTGCGGACCCTGCTGCACCTGAACCTGAGGAGCCTGCTGAACTGCAGCCATCTGACGAGCAACCTCCTAAGCAGCTACTCGGGCAGCCTCCTGAGCGGCCTGCCTGGCTGCCTCCTGGGCAATCTGCTGAACTACCTCCTGAGCAGCCTTCCTAG